The following coding sequences lie in one Thermomicrobium sp. 4228-Ro genomic window:
- a CDS encoding BREX system ATP-binding domain-containing protein produces MLRGMKQMSRSALDEEIPTDRHACRRALIALKAGYPPRDALRYLSVGMTGVLAEIDNVLVQAGRGARVRPLVVSGDYGEGKSHTLRLIATEAERQHFAWVVVTHDRQQNIGLHKPAWLFQHILWQLRWSYPALDLRRWDSWLHGQPDYRTDRSMRRQLRGCLAELTQSLRSQGFRGFVLCLDELENVALLAGNQRAIFGEVLRHLLDGPESHVVLVLAATSGLSAAGRWGTLLRPPALDERSALILTYRIQRLHSAAFDWRPPIGPVPIFEKAWKASSAVPSGRWRTFVQSVVIHLEVLEQNGWLPTEHVSRPALRAESAPDVLSRITRFARLLGIR; encoded by the coding sequence ATGCTCCGTGGGATGAAGCAGATGTCGCGTTCGGCGCTCGATGAGGAGATACCGACCGATCGGCACGCGTGCCGGCGAGCCCTGATCGCTCTCAAAGCCGGGTACCCGCCGCGCGACGCGCTGCGCTATCTGAGCGTTGGAATGACCGGTGTCTTGGCGGAAATCGACAATGTTTTGGTGCAGGCGGGCCGTGGTGCGCGAGTCAGACCTCTGGTCGTCAGTGGCGACTACGGTGAGGGAAAGAGCCATACTTTGCGACTGATCGCGACAGAAGCGGAGCGACAGCACTTCGCCTGGGTCGTCGTGACGCACGACCGCCAACAGAACATCGGCTTGCATAAGCCCGCCTGGCTCTTCCAACATATCCTGTGGCAACTCCGGTGGAGCTACCCGGCCCTCGACCTTCGCCGATGGGATAGCTGGCTGCACGGTCAACCGGATTACAGGACCGATCGCAGCATGCGCCGTCAGCTCCGCGGTTGCTTGGCAGAGTTGACGCAGAGCCTTCGGTCACAGGGGTTTCGCGGCTTCGTCTTGTGCCTGGACGAGTTGGAGAATGTGGCGCTTTTGGCCGGAAACCAAAGGGCGATCTTCGGAGAGGTTCTCCGTCATTTGCTCGATGGCCCCGAGTCGCATGTCGTCCTCGTACTAGCCGCGACGTCTGGTCTGAGTGCGGCAGGTCGATGGGGTACCCTCCTTCGCCCTCCAGCCCTGGATGAGAGATCGGCACTGATACTGACGTATCGCATCCAGCGGTTGCATAGTGCCGCGTTCGACTGGCGACCGCCGATCGGTCCGGTACCGATTTTCGAGAAGGCTTGGAAGGCCTCTTCGGCTGTACCCTCTGGGCGCTGGCGTACGTTCGTGCAGAGTGTCGTCATCCACCTGGAGGTGTTGGAGCAGAACGGCTGGCTGCCGACCGAACACGTCTCTCGTCCGGCACTTCGAGCGGAAAGCGCGCCGGATGTCCTGTCGCGTATCACCCGGTTCGCTCGCCTTCTCGGCATCCGGTAA
- a CDS encoding DEAD/DEAH box helicase produces MVGREMLPRVYDAFFGTFGRLRPVQERAIPLVLQRQNLLIIAPTGSGKTEAVVAPLVEMALDHPQSTFALYIAPTRALVNDLAVRLSERLSACGLRLAVRHGESKTVQGRDAPAMILTTPESLEVMLAGSDDYVTARLREVQAVVIDETHLFYGTPRGVQLGCLLERLKQYTRHPLQRLCLSATVAEPELVAAFFRGSDAPFRIISVPGVRDLVVHLDVLESDSVERLADITAYWLTEILERHRKVLVFANTRVHCDWLAWKLSERVRNVPVLLHYSSLHGTYRKHVERTFREASRGVCIATSTLELGIDIGDIDAVAMWGAPNTVTSFLQRIGRGNRRSGTCIVYAGCPAFYPSGRDADPTSHALTFAALTHCAVHGVLESVSVPRHYSVLVQQLLALCHRWGAVAADGFFRVVERPPAFATLETLAAILDGLAQAGVLEFDSRRQLWWPTDRFHRLWETGLFWGNIPEQVESLVLRKRGERDLPIAGLPREYSRGLRPGNIVVVAGKPRLVLEVKETIVRVRDLEVNEAQFVRYSTPPEPTSATVARAIADVLTMTDAELARLPIRYTEAARERLRRCRSVLQPLLATREMVAPEPDGRWVAYTFAGTNANRLLELWLQKHGTRVLDADAWRVWCASEPPLHVLARCTADALASRVRSEWKRFVRMVPLPPAYRFLPEELKQEELISVLDLETCARLLQALLDSTARTGVTHER; encoded by the coding sequence GTGGTTGGGCGGGAGATGCTGCCGCGCGTGTACGACGCGTTTTTCGGAACGTTCGGCCGACTGCGTCCAGTGCAAGAGCGAGCCATCCCGTTGGTCCTCCAGCGCCAGAATCTCCTGATCATTGCCCCGACGGGTTCCGGCAAAACCGAAGCAGTCGTCGCACCACTGGTGGAGATGGCGCTCGATCACCCACAGTCGACCTTCGCGCTGTACATCGCACCGACGCGAGCCTTGGTCAACGATCTCGCAGTGCGGTTATCGGAGCGTCTCAGCGCTTGTGGCCTGCGGCTGGCAGTCCGACATGGCGAGTCGAAAACCGTGCAGGGGCGGGACGCACCGGCGATGATTCTGACGACTCCTGAGTCGCTCGAGGTCATGCTCGCGGGCAGCGACGACTACGTGACCGCCCGGCTCCGTGAGGTCCAGGCGGTTGTCATCGACGAGACGCACCTGTTCTACGGCACGCCCCGCGGCGTGCAGCTCGGCTGCCTTCTCGAGCGGTTGAAGCAGTACACGCGACACCCGCTCCAGCGACTGTGCCTTTCCGCGACGGTCGCCGAGCCCGAGCTGGTTGCAGCGTTCTTTCGCGGGAGCGACGCACCCTTCAGGATCATCAGCGTCCCTGGTGTTCGTGACCTGGTCGTCCATCTCGATGTCTTGGAGTCGGACTCGGTCGAACGACTCGCGGATATCACCGCGTACTGGTTGACGGAAATCTTGGAGCGACATCGAAAAGTCCTGGTGTTCGCGAATACCCGCGTTCACTGCGACTGGCTCGCCTGGAAGTTGAGCGAGCGTGTTCGGAACGTTCCTGTGCTCCTCCATTACTCGTCGTTGCACGGGACATACCGCAAGCATGTCGAACGGACCTTCCGTGAGGCATCCCGTGGCGTCTGTATCGCGACCAGCACCCTCGAACTCGGTATCGATATCGGAGACATCGATGCTGTTGCGATGTGGGGCGCGCCGAATACCGTGACGAGCTTCCTGCAACGGATCGGCAGGGGCAACCGTCGTTCCGGGACGTGCATCGTCTATGCTGGTTGTCCCGCGTTCTATCCCTCGGGGCGGGACGCCGATCCGACCTCGCACGCATTGACCTTCGCCGCGCTGACCCACTGCGCCGTGCATGGCGTTCTGGAGAGCGTATCCGTGCCCCGGCATTATTCCGTACTCGTCCAGCAGCTCCTCGCACTGTGTCACCGATGGGGTGCGGTCGCCGCCGATGGCTTCTTCCGGGTCGTGGAACGTCCCCCAGCATTCGCGACGCTCGAGACATTGGCCGCCATCCTCGACGGTCTGGCGCAGGCAGGCGTGCTCGAGTTCGACTCCCGCCGTCAGCTCTGGTGGCCGACCGATCGCTTCCATCGCTTGTGGGAGACCGGCCTCTTCTGGGGGAATATCCCCGAGCAGGTCGAGTCGCTCGTCCTGCGGAAGCGCGGGGAGCGAGACCTTCCGATCGCGGGACTCCCGAGAGAGTACTCGCGTGGACTTCGTCCTGGAAATATCGTGGTCGTTGCCGGCAAACCGCGGCTGGTACTCGAGGTCAAAGAGACCATCGTGCGCGTGCGCGATCTCGAGGTAAACGAGGCCCAGTTCGTCCGCTACTCGACACCGCCGGAACCGACATCGGCCACGGTTGCCCGGGCGATCGCGGATGTCCTGACGATGACCGATGCCGAGCTCGCCCGGTTACCGATCCGATATACCGAAGCGGCGAGGGAGCGCTTGCGCCGGTGCCGAAGTGTCCTGCAGCCGCTCCTGGCCACGCGCGAGATGGTGGCCCCGGAGCCGGACGGCCGTTGGGTCGCCTACACGTTCGCCGGGACGAACGCCAACCGGCTCCTGGAACTCTGGCTCCAGAAACATGGAACGCGCGTGCTCGATGCCGATGCGTGGCGCGTGTGGTGCGCGAGCGAGCCGCCGCTTCACGTTTTGGCTCGGTGTACGGCTGATGCCTTGGCCTCGCGGGTCCGATCGGAATGGAAGCGATTCGTGAGGATGGTTCCCTTGCCCCCGGCGTACCGTTTTCTCCCCGAGGAGCTGAAGCAGGAGGAGCTGATATCGGTGCTCGACCTCGAGACCTGTGCACGACTCTTGCAGGCGTTGCTGGATTCGACCGCCCGGACGGGCGTCACGCACGAGAGATGA
- a CDS encoding DUF1156 domain-containing protein has product MNRETALASRPLLIEDWLPIQEVGIEARRENSTGQHPPPNRLHVWWARRPLVVSRAAVLASLLPAWQPDWPEPLRQRFPTRDAYHAWVRWLLGIHGELASAWRTIQQARAIGKRIDNPFTHGRAFTFNLSDREAEELSSVFQATWESPEIAVLDPTAGGGSIPLEALRLGLTVHANELNPVASVILLATLDYPSRFGDDLVTDLVRWGHRLSEYVRASIGNFYVGMNSIEEPLTYLWARTVACPQTGKPIPLSPNWWLQRDDRARVAVRLLAHPDWPTCRFAIVRGREADALGDQGTIRRGVAVSPWTGDVVDDEYIKREAQAGRMGQQLYAVVVKTPRGVDFRLPNEADLAAAAAAEQELTRRLPGWLARDLVPDEEIPEASSDPRPRRYGMTRWRDLFAPRQLLALGTAVEALRALEPAIRAELPPDRARAVVTYLALALDKLADWNSRQCTWHPNRQVLGHTFQRHDFSMKWSFAEMAVVAAGKGLDWAIDQVVDAYRGIARLAQPTRLPLWQRTGRPPVERLRITQGDARHLGHLADGSVHLVCIDPPYYDNVQYAELSDYFYVWLKRTVGHLYPDWFARPLTDKDAEAVANPVRFAGLGGSRPARELARQDYERKMQAIFRECSRVLRPDGVLTVLFTHKQVEAWDALATALIEAGFQIVASWPVHTESEHSLHQAKKNAAQSTILLACRKRPPGDGPVWWDELRGVLIRRVRERAQELAALGIGGVDLLLAAFGPALSVISARWPALTSEVDPKTGKPLVLRPETALDLAREEVLRLRRERLLHGQSARFDAATDWYLFAWDTFRAREFPADEARKLALAVGLDLDADIIRGARLVERRSNTVRLLEPSERVRRRAVDPGATSFARLVDAAHAALVLYAEDGAGACREFLRRAGLLQSSEFRQLLQALLEAVPRTRGREGTFLLPEAQVLDAMRLALFPELEVPPEPEPVAREVQRSLFDEASGEEDDEAVE; this is encoded by the coding sequence ATGAATCGGGAAACTGCTCTGGCCAGTCGCCCACTCCTCATCGAAGACTGGCTGCCGATCCAGGAGGTAGGGATCGAGGCGCGACGTGAGAACAGCACTGGCCAGCATCCCCCGCCCAACCGCCTCCACGTCTGGTGGGCGCGGCGGCCGCTGGTGGTCAGCCGCGCGGCGGTGCTGGCGAGTCTCCTCCCCGCCTGGCAGCCCGACTGGCCCGAGCCGCTGCGCCAGCGCTTCCCCACCCGCGACGCCTACCACGCCTGGGTGCGCTGGTTGCTGGGGATCCACGGGGAATTAGCCTCTGCCTGGAGGACGATCCAACAGGCGAGGGCGATAGGAAAACGTATCGACAACCCTTTCACGCACGGGAGAGCTTTTACTTTCAACTTGTCTGACCGTGAAGCCGAAGAACTCTCGAGTGTCTTCCAAGCTACATGGGAGAGCCCGGAAATTGCTGTGCTGGATCCGACCGCTGGCGGAGGATCTATCCCGCTCGAAGCGCTCCGTTTGGGCTTAACCGTTCACGCCAACGAGCTGAATCCGGTGGCGAGCGTAATCTTGCTTGCTACTCTCGATTATCCGTCTAGGTTCGGTGACGATTTGGTCACTGACCTGGTACGATGGGGGCACAGGCTGAGTGAGTACGTACGTGCCTCGATAGGCAATTTCTATGTAGGAATGAACTCGATAGAGGAGCCGTTAACCTACCTCTGGGCGCGCACGGTCGCCTGCCCGCAGACCGGCAAGCCCATCCCCCTCTCCCCCAACTGGTGGCTGCAGCGCGACGACCGTGCCCGCGTCGCCGTGCGGCTGCTCGCCCACCCCGACTGGCCCACCTGCCGCTTCGCGATCGTGCGCGGCCGCGAGGCCGACGCGCTCGGCGACCAGGGGACGATCCGCCGCGGCGTCGCCGTTTCCCCCTGGACGGGTGACGTGGTCGACGACGAGTACATCAAGCGCGAGGCCCAGGCCGGGCGGATGGGCCAGCAGCTCTATGCCGTCGTCGTCAAGACCCCGCGCGGCGTCGACTTCCGGTTGCCGAACGAGGCCGACCTGGCGGCTGCCGCCGCGGCCGAGCAGGAACTCACCCGGCGTCTCCCCGGCTGGCTCGCCCGCGACCTCGTACCCGACGAGGAGATTCCGGAGGCGAGCAGCGACCCGCGACCGCGCCGCTACGGCATGACCCGCTGGCGCGACCTGTTCGCCCCGCGCCAGCTCCTGGCGCTGGGAACGGCGGTCGAGGCGCTGCGCGCGCTCGAGCCGGCGATCCGGGCGGAGCTCCCGCCCGACCGGGCTCGCGCTGTCGTCACGTACCTCGCGCTCGCGCTCGACAAGCTGGCGGACTGGAACTCACGGCAGTGCACGTGGCACCCGAATCGCCAAGTGCTTGGGCACACGTTTCAACGCCACGACTTCAGCATGAAGTGGAGTTTCGCCGAGATGGCGGTGGTCGCCGCCGGCAAGGGGCTCGACTGGGCGATCGACCAGGTGGTCGATGCCTACCGCGGCATCGCCCGCTTGGCCCAGCCTACCCGGCTCCCGCTGTGGCAGCGCACCGGTCGGCCGCCGGTCGAAAGGTTGCGCATCACTCAGGGGGACGCGCGCCACCTCGGTCATCTCGCTGACGGTTCCGTCCACTTGGTCTGCATCGACCCGCCGTACTACGACAATGTCCAGTACGCCGAGCTCTCCGACTACTTCTACGTCTGGCTCAAGCGGACGGTCGGCCACCTCTATCCCGACTGGTTCGCGAGGCCGCTCACCGACAAGGACGCCGAGGCGGTCGCCAATCCGGTGCGCTTCGCGGGGCTGGGTGGGAGCCGCCCGGCCCGCGAGCTGGCCCGCCAGGACTACGAGCGCAAGATGCAGGCGATCTTCCGGGAGTGCAGCCGCGTCCTGCGGCCCGACGGTGTCCTCACCGTCCTGTTCACCCACAAGCAGGTCGAGGCCTGGGACGCCCTGGCGACGGCGCTCATCGAAGCGGGCTTCCAGATCGTCGCCTCCTGGCCGGTGCATACCGAGAGCGAGCACAGCCTGCACCAGGCCAAGAAGAACGCAGCCCAGAGCACCATCCTCCTCGCCTGCCGCAAGCGCCCGCCGGGCGACGGGCCGGTCTGGTGGGACGAGCTGCGCGGCGTGCTGATCCGGCGGGTGCGCGAGCGGGCGCAGGAGCTGGCTGCGCTCGGGATCGGCGGGGTCGACCTGCTCCTGGCCGCCTTCGGGCCAGCGCTCTCGGTCATCTCGGCGCGCTGGCCGGCCCTGACCAGCGAGGTCGATCCGAAGACCGGGAAGCCGCTCGTCCTGCGGCCGGAGACAGCGCTCGATCTAGCTCGCGAGGAGGTGCTGCGCTTGCGCCGCGAGCGGCTCCTGCACGGGCAGAGCGCACGGTTCGATGCCGCGACCGACTGGTACCTCTTCGCCTGGGATACCTTCCGGGCACGCGAGTTCCCGGCCGACGAGGCGCGCAAGCTGGCCCTGGCGGTCGGGCTCGACCTCGATGCCGACATCATTCGCGGCGCGCGGCTGGTCGAGCGACGCAGCAATACGGTACGGCTGCTGGAGCCGAGCGAGCGGGTCCGTCGCCGGGCGGTGGATCCCGGGGCGACGTCGTTCGCGCGCCTGGTCGATGCCGCCCACGCTGCGCTGGTGCTCTACGCTGAGGACGGAGCGGGCGCCTGCCGGGAGTTCCTGCGGCGGGCCGGACTCCTGCAGTCGTCGGAGTTCCGCCAGCTGCTCCAGGCCTTGCTGGAGGCGGTCCCGCGCACGCGGGGGAGGGAGGGAACCTTCCTGCTCCCGGAAGCGCAAGTGCTCGACGCCATGCGGCTCGCGCTCTTCCCGGAGCTCGAGGTGCCGCCCGAGCCGGAACCGGTCGCCCGGGAGGTCCAGCGGTCGCTCTTCGACGAGGCGAGCGGCGAGGAGGACGACGAGGCAGTGGAGTGA
- a CDS encoding helicase-related protein, which translates to MGCLRAYPFRITYGPADDRLHEFYLPALERSVAYDRSAGFFSSSALAIAAAGIARLIQNGGRMRLLVGADLQPEDVDAIVAGEELAAVVRQRLLARLTTPEDELMRDRLAALAWMVAEGLLEVRVVLPCDATGRPLPAERAEEYFHAKEGVFTDAHGDRIAFSGSVNESVHGWQHNYEQFAVYFSWDTSRPYLEQVVHRFERLWTNAEPGWISLPLPEAVRAELLRYRPSAPPVRDPLERTVGVREQREGYTVERGDARAVLLARFLRDAPLLVGAEGLGVATAAIQPWPHQLRVSRALIERFPERFLLADEVGLGKTIEVGLALRQLVLDRRVQRALLLVPHSVIRQWQEELYEKFCLDVPRYEDGKFWSVRGGAWEPRTANPFASEPVFLVSSQLAKRRDRSADVLDAGPWDLVVVDEAHHARRGGFERGLDQPNRLLALLRQLSERTRGLWLLSATPMQLHPIELWDLLVLLGLGGRWGASPSAFLRFYEELRRGPAELDWSFVLGLVREEVRLQGLDPVFAREAEKALDVVGWEEVRRILSGESQRSPHHLSPPQRQWLFSGLRRHTPLRRVMFRHTRALLRRYVERGLLEAQIPTRHPRPVWIEMSPVERELYERIEEYTSQFYGRYEAERPGLGFVMTVYRRRLTSSFFAARCSLERRLQYLRQQRPDLGISDEDVEDEELELDISETLASLPEGLAQAYRDEIAYLEDFVAELARLGEDSKFACLHEQLQELFRRHETVAVFTQYTDTMDYLRERLVAVYGSRVACYSGRGGERWRGGHWVPVTKEEIKNAFREGRDVTILLCTDAASEGLNLQTCGALVNYDLPWNPMRVEQRIGRFDRIGQRYPRVDILNFFYADSVEAEIYRRLSDRIDWFETVVGPLQPILTQVARSIQRVALQPRQTREQVLRDEIAEIQRRLDAHEQASLDLDATLYDETFRETIGTPVSLADLERVVPTLPGLAERFRPHPEIVGAWLVSWHDRLEAVTFDPEVYDRHSGTVRFLTYGDPFLLELLEQVDASGSAPAPGIVRLEHAGPPPRCGYYRVEGDRAVWVRTLSELEEAQPTGAATVEPPGLAAAEADFSARLAREHDRYAEHERRQRELLDTQLLERARQVLVEAALVEIALGRKPALAGGHDPLTFGREAVRGLARHGYPFAPLLRLVGSQQPLEAREDDPHWEELRALSVEQLQARWRSLRREAEELVHRLAPPQ; encoded by the coding sequence GTGGGCTGCTTACGGGCGTACCCGTTCCGCATCACTTACGGTCCCGCGGACGACCGGCTGCACGAGTTCTACTTGCCGGCGCTGGAGCGGAGCGTGGCCTACGACCGTTCGGCCGGATTCTTCTCCAGTTCGGCGCTCGCTATCGCTGCTGCCGGTATCGCCCGGCTGATCCAGAACGGCGGCCGGATGCGCCTGCTGGTCGGGGCGGACCTGCAACCGGAGGACGTCGACGCGATCGTCGCGGGGGAGGAACTCGCCGCGGTCGTCCGACAGCGCCTGCTGGCCCGGCTGACGACGCCCGAGGACGAGCTGATGCGGGACCGGCTGGCCGCGCTGGCCTGGATGGTGGCGGAAGGGCTTCTGGAAGTCCGCGTCGTCCTCCCGTGCGATGCGACCGGCCGCCCGTTACCCGCCGAGCGAGCCGAAGAGTACTTCCATGCCAAGGAAGGCGTCTTCACCGACGCGCACGGTGACCGGATCGCCTTCAGCGGCAGCGTGAACGAATCGGTTCACGGTTGGCAACACAACTACGAGCAGTTCGCCGTCTACTTCTCTTGGGACACCAGCCGACCGTATCTCGAGCAAGTCGTGCACCGCTTCGAGCGGTTGTGGACGAACGCGGAGCCCGGCTGGATCAGCCTGCCCCTTCCCGAGGCCGTCCGGGCTGAATTGCTGCGGTACCGGCCCTCGGCGCCCCCGGTGCGGGACCCTCTGGAACGGACGGTCGGTGTGCGGGAACAGCGAGAAGGCTATACGGTCGAGCGGGGCGACGCTCGGGCGGTGCTGCTGGCCCGTTTCCTGCGGGACGCGCCGCTCCTGGTCGGGGCCGAAGGTCTCGGCGTCGCGACGGCGGCGATCCAGCCGTGGCCGCACCAGCTGCGCGTCAGCCGGGCGTTGATCGAGCGGTTTCCGGAGCGGTTCTTGCTGGCCGACGAGGTGGGGCTGGGCAAGACGATCGAGGTCGGGCTGGCGCTGCGGCAGCTCGTCCTCGACCGGCGCGTGCAGCGGGCACTCCTTCTGGTACCGCACAGCGTCATCCGCCAGTGGCAGGAGGAGCTGTACGAGAAGTTCTGTCTCGATGTCCCGCGCTACGAGGACGGGAAGTTCTGGTCCGTCCGGGGAGGAGCCTGGGAGCCGCGCACCGCGAATCCGTTCGCCAGTGAGCCGGTCTTCCTCGTCTCGAGCCAGCTGGCGAAGCGACGCGATCGCAGCGCCGACGTGCTGGACGCTGGCCCGTGGGACCTCGTCGTCGTCGACGAGGCACACCACGCGCGGCGCGGCGGGTTCGAACGCGGCCTGGACCAGCCGAACCGCCTGCTGGCGCTGCTGCGCCAGCTGAGCGAGCGCACCCGTGGCCTGTGGCTGCTTTCGGCCACGCCCATGCAGCTGCATCCGATCGAGCTGTGGGACCTGCTCGTCTTGCTCGGACTCGGCGGGCGTTGGGGTGCCAGCCCGAGCGCGTTCCTCCGCTTCTACGAGGAACTCCGGCGCGGCCCCGCCGAGCTCGATTGGTCCTTCGTCCTCGGGCTGGTGCGGGAAGAGGTCCGGCTGCAAGGGCTCGATCCGGTCTTCGCCCGGGAGGCCGAGAAGGCATTGGACGTCGTCGGCTGGGAGGAGGTACGCCGGATCCTGTCCGGCGAATCCCAGCGGTCGCCGCATCACCTATCGCCGCCGCAGCGGCAGTGGCTGTTCAGCGGACTCCGGCGCCATACGCCGCTGCGGCGCGTGATGTTCCGGCACACGCGTGCGCTCCTCCGCCGGTACGTCGAGCGGGGATTGCTGGAGGCCCAGATCCCGACGCGCCACCCGCGACCGGTCTGGATCGAGATGAGCCCAGTCGAACGGGAGCTCTACGAGCGGATCGAGGAGTACACGAGCCAGTTCTACGGGCGGTACGAGGCGGAGCGACCCGGTCTCGGCTTCGTGATGACGGTGTACCGCCGGCGGTTGACGTCCAGCTTTTTCGCTGCCCGCTGTAGCCTGGAACGTCGGTTGCAGTATCTGCGGCAACAACGGCCGGATCTGGGGATTTCGGACGAGGACGTCGAGGACGAGGAACTCGAGCTGGACATCAGCGAAACGCTGGCATCGTTGCCGGAAGGTCTGGCCCAGGCCTACCGGGACGAGATCGCCTATCTCGAGGATTTCGTGGCTGAGCTGGCGCGTCTCGGCGAGGACTCGAAGTTCGCCTGCCTGCACGAGCAGCTGCAGGAGTTGTTCCGCCGTCACGAGACGGTCGCTGTCTTTACCCAGTACACCGACACCATGGACTACCTCAGGGAGCGCCTCGTCGCCGTGTATGGCAGCCGGGTGGCCTGCTACTCGGGCCGGGGCGGCGAGCGCTGGCGGGGCGGCCATTGGGTGCCGGTGACGAAGGAGGAGATCAAGAACGCCTTCCGCGAGGGGCGTGACGTGACGATCCTGCTCTGCACCGATGCCGCGAGCGAGGGGCTCAACCTGCAGACCTGTGGCGCACTCGTCAACTACGACCTGCCCTGGAACCCGATGCGGGTCGAGCAGCGGATCGGTCGCTTCGATCGGATCGGCCAGCGGTATCCCCGGGTCGATATCCTGAACTTCTTCTACGCCGACTCGGTCGAGGCGGAGATCTACCGGCGTCTCAGCGACCGGATCGACTGGTTCGAAACGGTGGTAGGCCCTCTCCAACCGATCCTCACGCAGGTGGCGCGCAGCATCCAGCGCGTCGCCTTGCAGCCGCGGCAGACGCGCGAGCAGGTGCTGCGGGACGAGATCGCCGAGATCCAGCGGCGTCTCGACGCGCACGAGCAAGCCTCGCTCGACCTCGACGCTACGCTCTACGACGAGACCTTCCGCGAGACCATCGGGACACCGGTTTCGCTGGCCGATCTCGAGCGGGTCGTGCCCACGCTCCCTGGCCTGGCCGAGCGGTTCCGGCCGCATCCGGAGATCGTTGGGGCCTGGCTGGTCAGCTGGCATGACCGGCTCGAGGCAGTCACCTTCGATCCGGAGGTGTACGACCGCCACAGCGGCACGGTCCGCTTCCTGACCTACGGTGATCCGTTCTTGCTGGAACTGCTCGAGCAGGTGGACGCGAGCGGTAGCGCGCCTGCACCCGGCATCGTGCGGCTGGAACACGCTGGGCCACCACCCCGTTGTGGGTACTACCGGGTCGAGGGTGATCGGGCCGTCTGGGTGCGCACACTGAGCGAGTTGGAAGAGGCGCAGCCGACCGGAGCGGCGACCGTGGAACCGCCAGGGTTGGCTGCAGCCGAGGCGGACTTTTCCGCACGGCTCGCCAGGGAGCACGACCGGTACGCCGAGCACGAGCGGCGCCAGCGAGAGCTGCTCGACACGCAGCTGCTCGAGCGGGCGCGCCAGGTGCTGGTCGAAGCGGCCCTGGTCGAAATCGCGCTCGGTCGCAAGCCCGCGTTGGCCGGCGGGCACGACCCATTGACGTTCGGCAGAGAAGCGGTGCGCGGGTTGGCGCGCCACGGGTATCCGTTCGCACCGCTGCTCCGCTTGGTCGGGAGCCAGCAGCCGCTCGAGGCACGGGAGGACGACCCTCACTGGGAAGAACTCCGTGCGCTCTCGGTCGAGCAACTGCAGGCCCGCTGGCGGAGCTTACGCCGAGAGGCCGAAGAGCTCGTGCACCGCTTGGCTCCGCCCCAGTGA